The window GAAGAACCAGCCCCGAAACGAGCCCGAGCCGTCGAAGTGCTCCAGGCGCTCGAGCAGCTTGAGGAAGACCTCTTGGAAAACCTCCTCCGCGCGCTCTCGATTGGGAAAATAATTGCGAACCACAAAAAAGATCCCGTTCTTGTAGCGTTGAAACAAGACCCCGAAGGCCTCGGAACGGCCTTGCAAATAGGCGGCGACCAATTCGTCGTCGCGAGGGGATTCGGTGTGGGGTCGGTTCATGCGCAGACCAAGACCCGTCTCCCCCTGGAGTCGACCTAGGAGGGGACGAGGCGTTTTGCGAAAAGGGTTCGAAAGATTTCTTCGGATATATTCGTTTTTACGGGGATTTGGGAGCGAAATTTGCGGAAAGGAACCGGTGCGAGGGCTATTATTCCGGCCCGGGACCGTCGGCGCAGGTCAATGCGGCGGAGGGAGGGTCTCGCCCCGCTCCAAAGTCGCCAGGATCGACTCCACAGCCTGGATCTCGGTGTCGACGTCCAACCCCACCGCCTTGGCGCCGTCGAGGAGGGCGATCAAGACCATAATGATCTCCAGGGCCTCGCGGCCGCGCTCGGCCTCGGCGGCGACGTGGCGGAGCCGGTTCATCAACTGATGGTAATCTTGCATGCAGTAGACTGGGTTGGGCAGGGAGAGGGGACCGGTGCTGGAGAAATCGGGGGGGAAGGCGAAGCCCTGGGCCGAAAATACCACCTGGCGTCCCGAGGCGAGCAGGACGATCACGTAGGTCTCGCCCGCCTGGACGGTATTGACCCGCTCCTCGACGGCTTGGACCGAGGTCCCCCGTAGGGCCAGGGTCTTGCCGGAAAAGGCCTCCAAAACCACCAGGTCGTCTCCCTCTTCTCGATAGGAGAAAGGTCCGGGGTGCGACTTCAGCCAGCGGGTCAAAATTTCGAATTGGGGATGCCGCATTTTTTTGGACTTTCTAAAGGTTTTTTTACTAGTGTCTCCAGGTCCTGATGGCTAGCCTTTTATGGAAATGTGGGAATTGGCGCGGCTGGGCGGGTCTTATCGCCGCGCTGTGGACCTTGGGATCGCCGGGGCGCGCCCTCGCGCAAATCCCGAGCGTCTTGGGGGAGTCCGACGTCATCTCCTGGGTGGTGCGCCGCAACCTGGGGATCCAGGCCGCCGCCTACGACCCGCAGATCGCGGGGACCGAGATCACCAAGACCAAGGGGCAGTTCGACACCCAGGTCTCCGGCCAGGCCTCCTACAACCTCGACCGCTCCGATAAGACCAGCATCATCTTTGGCACCGACAATCGCAGCGTGGTCTGGGATGCCAAGGCCGAGAAGAAATTTCCCGTCGGCGTCCAAGGGGCGATCAGCCTCGGAAACCTGCGCGAGTCAACCAATTCCGCCTTCGCCACCGATCCCGCCTTCTTCGACACCCGGCTGCGCTTCGACGTCAAGGCGGCGATGCTGAAGAACCGCTTCGGCAAGTCCGACAAGGCCCAGGTCGCCCTCGCCGAGGCGGGGCAGAAGGTTTCGGAAGAGCTCTCCCGGACGGTCGTCGAAGATCGCGCGGCGGAGGCCGTGACCTCCTACTGGAATTGGGTCGCCACCCGCTACTACGTCGAGGTGGCCCGCCGCTTCCTCAAGCTGGCCCAGGACTTCCTGGATACCACTCAAAACAAGAAGGTCCTGGGCCTGGCCGAGGACACCGACACCCTGGGCGCCCAGGCCCTCGTCGTCGAGCGCCAGGCCGAGCTGGAGCGGGCCAAGAACCTCAGCCTCGACGCCGAAAAGCGGCTGCGCTACCTGCTCGACGACGGCGCCGGGAAGTCCTGGCGTGCCAAGGACCCGCTGCGCAGCGAGCGGAGGCCTAGCCTCAAAGAAGATTTATTACAGACCGCGCTGCAATCCCGCCCCGAGTACCTTGCGCTGCGCCGGGAGGCCGAGGCGAAGGACATCCAGATCTCGCTCGCCAAGGACCAAAAGTGGCCGAGCCTCGACCTCTTCACCTCCCTTGAGCTCAATTCCGTAGATCCCAGCTACGGGACGGTGTTGCGAGAGACCTTCAGCGCCCAACACCCCAATTGGCTGATCGGGGCGCAATTCAGCCTCAGCATCGAAAACCGCATCGCCAAAGGGGAGTTGGACCGCGGCAAGCTCGAAAAGGCCAAGGTCCTGGTCCAGATGAAGGAGCTGGAGAACCTGATCGCGCTCGAGATCGACGAGAGCTGGCGCGAGGTCCTGCTCCAGCGCAAGGAGACGGATAACTTCACACGCGCCGCCGACCTGCAGCGCCGCAAGATGGAGGAGGAGACGCAAAAGTACTTCCTGGGCCGCTCCGACAGCGACACCATCGTGCGCTTCCAAGAGGACGCCCTCGCCGCCGAGCGCAAGCGACTCGAGGCCGAGCTGCGCTATCGCTTGGCCTGGGTGCAGCTGCGCAAGTCCGCCGGGACCCTGGTGCCCCCGGGCGCCGAAAGCCAAGCGGGTGCCGAAAAATGAAATCGCTCTCCGAATGGTCGGTCCGAAACGGCCTCTTGGTCAACCTGCTCACCCTCTTCGTCATCGTCGCGGGGGTGATGGCCCTCATGAACAACCGGCGCGAGGCCTTTCCCAACTTCTCCTTCGACGTGGTCCAGGTCCGAACCCACTACCAAGGCGCGACGCCGGCCCAGATCGAGAAGCTGATCACCATTCCCATCGAAAAGGAACTCAAGGAAGTCGACGACATCAAAGAGATGGTCAGCGCCTCGATCGAGGGCATGTCGCTCATCTACTTGGTCATCGAGCCGGACGCCGCCAACAAGGATAAGACCGTCAACGATATCCAACGCGCCGTCGACCGGGCCGAGGACCTGCCCGAGGACCTGAAGGAAAAGCCGGTGGTCGAGGAGTTCACCACCAAAAACACGCCCATGCTCGAGGTGACCCTTTACGGCGACATGCCCGACCTCGAGCTGCGGCGCCAGGCGCGCCTGCTCGAGGCGGCCCTGCTCGACGACCCCAACGTCGCCAAGGTGACCCGCCGCGGCTACCGCGAGCCGGAGTATTCCGTCGAGGTCGACCCCGACAAGATGGCGCATTACCATCTGAGCCTCTCCGACGTGATGCGAGCCCTCTCCGCGACCAACGTCAACATCCCCGGCGGCGACATCCGGGAGGGCGGGCAGGAGTTCTTGCTGCGGATCTCGGGCGAGTATTTCGCCCCCGAGGAGATCCTCGACGTCGTGATCCGCAGCAACGACGCGGGTTTCGCGGTCAAGGTGCGCGATGTAGGACGGGTGATCCCGACCCTCGAGAAGGTCACCATCACCAACCGCACCGACGGGGCCCCCTCGATCAACCTGCAAATCCTCAAGCGGGACCGCTCCGACGTCATCGACCTGGTGCGGGACGTCAAGGCCATCATCGCCGACTTCCAGGCCAAGGCGCCGCCTGAGCTCAAGATCGGGATCGTCGACGACGTCTCCTACTACGTGGAACGGCGGCTGAAGGTATTGATCAACAACGCCCTGATCGGCTTGGTGTTGTTGATGATACCGCTGCTGGTCTTCCTGACTCCGCGCACGGCGCTCAGTGCGGCCTTGGGCATTCCCACGGCGGTCATGGCCACCTTCGCGATGATGCATTTCTTCGGCATCACCATCAACCTGATGAGCCTCTTCGGCCTCATCATGGTCTCGGGCATGCTGGTCGACGAGGACATCGTCATCGCCGAGAACGTCCACCGCCTGATGGAGGAGGGGATGCCGCCGAGGCTCGCTGCGGTGGAGGGCACCAAGCAGGTGGCCAGCTCGGTCGTGGCGACGGTCCTGACCACCGTCACCGCCTTCGCGCCACTGCTGTTCATGACCGGGATCTTCGGAAAATTCGTCAAGCAGATCCCCCAGGTCGTCATCATCACGCTCTGCGCCTCCCTGGTGCAGGCCCTGGTGGTGTTGCCTTCGCACATCTACGACCTCAACAAGATGTCCGAGGACGAGGCGCGCAAGCACTTCGAACGCAGCTCGAAGCACCGACTGATGAACGGCCTCTTGGGCTTCTACGAGAAGACCCTGCGTTTCCTGATCTCGCGGCGCTATTTCGCGACCCTGTTTTTTACGCTCTTGATGCTCGGGACCTTCGCCTTCGGCTACTTCAAGGTTCCCTTCATCCTCTTTCCCGCGGAGGGGATCGAGCAGTTCTTCGTGCGCGTCGAGGGCGAGGTGGGCACGCCCGTCGAGGTGACCACCCAGCGCATGCAGGCCATCGAAAAGGCTCTGATGAAGCTGCCCAAAAACGAGCTGGACCATTTCGTCACGATGGGCGGGATCACCCAGAACGACCCGACCGATCCTTTCACCAACCGGGCCAGCCACGTCGGCCAGGTCTGGGTCTTCCTCACCCCGGAGACCGAGCGGCAGCGCACCGCCCACGACATCATCGAGAGCCTGCGCCCCGAGGTCGAGAAGATCGAGGGTTTCAAGAAGGTCTATTTCGACAACGTCCGGCCCGGTCCGCCGGTCGGGAAGCCGGTCGCGGTGCGGGTCAAGGGCGACGACTTCGCGGTATTGGACAAATTGGCGCAGCAGTACGTCGCCTACCTTAATACCCTCCCGGGCGTGAAGGACGTGAAGAGCGACTACGAGCCGGGCAAGTCCGAACTGCGCGCCCAGATCGACGTCGGCCGGATGTCCCAGGCGGGGCTCACCTACCAGGACGTCGCCTCCGCGGTACGGGCCTCCTTCGAGGGCGGGATCGCGACGACCATCAAGCAGGGCGACGAGGAGATCGACGTCGTGGTGCGGTTTCCCGAGGAGATCCGCCGCAATAAGACCAGCCTGCAGGACGTCCTGATCTCCAACCGGGAGGGACGGCTGATCCCCCTCAAGCAAATCGCGACCTTCCGGACCGAACCGGCCCTCTCGATGATCAAGCACGACGACCGCAAGCGCCTGATCTCGGTGACCGCCAACGTCGACGAGGCCGTCACTACCTCGCGGAAGGTCAATGCGGCCCTGGCCGAGCATTTCAAAGATAAGATCAAGGAATTCCCCGGCGTCCTGGTCAAGTACGGCGGCGAGGAGGAGGACACCCAGGAGTCCCTCGACAGCCTGATCCGCGCCATGGTCCTGGCCATCTTTCTGACGTTTATCATCATTGCCGCGACCTTCCGCTCGCTGTGGGAGCCGCTGGTAATCCTGACGACCATCCCCATGGGCATGATGGGGGTCGTGTACGGATTTTACCTCTTCGGCGAGCCGCTGGGTTTCCTCGCGACCTTGGGCATCATTGGCTTTGTCGGCGTCATCGTCGACGGGGCGCTTTTGATTATCGAATTCATCAACCAAGAGAAGGCCAAGGGCTTGGCCTTCAAAGAGGCCATCGTCCGCGGGTCCAAGGCCCGCCTGCGCCCCATCATCCTCACCACCGCCACCACCGTCCTGGGCATCGTCCCCTCGGCCTTCGGGATCGGCGGCACCGACCCCTTCATTCAGCCGATGGCCTTCGCGATGAATTGGGGCCTGGCGGTCGGGACTTTCCTGGCGGTCTTGTTCATTCCGGTCTTCCTCGCGGTGCTGGACGACGTCTTCGGCCGCTTCCGCCGCAAGGAATCCGCGGCTTAAAAAAGCGCCCGCCAAGCCGCGTTAACCGGCCATTTCCGGGCCCCGACCACAAAAAATCGCATTTTTGGGCAAAAAATGGGGTTTTTTTGCAATAAAACCTTCGACAACCGCATGAATCCTTGTTATGGAAGCCTTCCACAAAAGGTCGATTTCGACTTTTAATGAAAGGAGCGAACCCTATGGGTAAAGCACTAACCAAGTCCCAGATCGCCGATCACCTCGCCAAGAAATGCGAGCTCAAGAAGAAGGACGCCATGAACCTTCTCGAAGAGCTGTCCACCTTGGCTTACAAAGAGGCCAAGAACACCTTCACCCTCCCGGGCATCGGCAAGCTGGTGCTGGTCAACCGGAAGGCTCGCATGGGCCGCAACCCGCAGACCGGTGAGCCCATCAAGATCC of the Deltaproteobacteria bacterium PRO3 genome contains:
- a CDS encoding sigma-70 family RNA polymerase sigma factor → MNRPHTESPRDDELVAAYLQGRSEAFGVLFQRYKNGIFFVVRNYFPNRERAEEVFQEVFLKLLERLEHFDGSGSFRGWFF
- a CDS encoding HU family DNA-binding protein, which gives rise to MGKALTKSQIADHLAKKCELKKKDAMNLLEELSTLAYKEAKNTFTLPGIGKLVLVNRKARMGRNPQTGEPIKIPAKRVVKFRVAKAAKDSILGTSKKK
- a CDS encoding TolC family protein, whose product is MASLLWKCGNWRGWAGLIAALWTLGSPGRALAQIPSVLGESDVISWVVRRNLGIQAAAYDPQIAGTEITKTKGQFDTQVSGQASYNLDRSDKTSIIFGTDNRSVVWDAKAEKKFPVGVQGAISLGNLRESTNSAFATDPAFFDTRLRFDVKAAMLKNRFGKSDKAQVALAEAGQKVSEELSRTVVEDRAAEAVTSYWNWVATRYYVEVARRFLKLAQDFLDTTQNKKVLGLAEDTDTLGAQALVVERQAELERAKNLSLDAEKRLRYLLDDGAGKSWRAKDPLRSERRPSLKEDLLQTALQSRPEYLALRREAEAKDIQISLAKDQKWPSLDLFTSLELNSVDPSYGTVLRETFSAQHPNWLIGAQFSLSIENRIAKGELDRGKLEKAKVLVQMKELENLIALEIDESWREVLLQRKETDNFTRAADLQRRKMEEETQKYFLGRSDSDTIVRFQEDALAAERKRLEAELRYRLAWVQLRKSAGTLVPPGAESQAGAEK
- a CDS encoding efflux RND transporter permease subunit — its product is MKSLSEWSVRNGLLVNLLTLFVIVAGVMALMNNRREAFPNFSFDVVQVRTHYQGATPAQIEKLITIPIEKELKEVDDIKEMVSASIEGMSLIYLVIEPDAANKDKTVNDIQRAVDRAEDLPEDLKEKPVVEEFTTKNTPMLEVTLYGDMPDLELRRQARLLEAALLDDPNVAKVTRRGYREPEYSVEVDPDKMAHYHLSLSDVMRALSATNVNIPGGDIREGGQEFLLRISGEYFAPEEILDVVIRSNDAGFAVKVRDVGRVIPTLEKVTITNRTDGAPSINLQILKRDRSDVIDLVRDVKAIIADFQAKAPPELKIGIVDDVSYYVERRLKVLINNALIGLVLLMIPLLVFLTPRTALSAALGIPTAVMATFAMMHFFGITINLMSLFGLIMVSGMLVDEDIVIAENVHRLMEEGMPPRLAAVEGTKQVASSVVATVLTTVTAFAPLLFMTGIFGKFVKQIPQVVIITLCASLVQALVVLPSHIYDLNKMSEDEARKHFERSSKHRLMNGLLGFYEKTLRFLISRRYFATLFFTLLMLGTFAFGYFKVPFILFPAEGIEQFFVRVEGEVGTPVEVTTQRMQAIEKALMKLPKNELDHFVTMGGITQNDPTDPFTNRASHVGQVWVFLTPETERQRTAHDIIESLRPEVEKIEGFKKVYFDNVRPGPPVGKPVAVRVKGDDFAVLDKLAQQYVAYLNTLPGVKDVKSDYEPGKSELRAQIDVGRMSQAGLTYQDVASAVRASFEGGIATTIKQGDEEIDVVVRFPEEIRRNKTSLQDVLISNREGRLIPLKQIATFRTEPALSMIKHDDRKRLISVTANVDEAVTTSRKVNAALAEHFKDKIKEFPGVLVKYGGEEEDTQESLDSLIRAMVLAIFLTFIIIAATFRSLWEPLVILTTIPMGMMGVVYGFYLFGEPLGFLATLGIIGFVGVIVDGALLIIEFINQEKAKGLAFKEAIVRGSKARLRPIILTTATTVLGIVPSAFGIGGTDPFIQPMAFAMNWGLAVGTFLAVLFIPVFLAVLDDVFGRFRRKESAA